In a genomic window of Flavobacteriales bacterium:
- a CDS encoding glycosyltransferase family 39 protein — protein sequence MPAAVKRFWDAPPTSALRWLTLIALAPRLLAALFSPGYFAHDDHFLVIEAAASWADGFDYNYWLPWNQGSDPTPSGHSFFYVGIHFLLFSGLKAIGITDPRALMLVVRLLHAVWSLIVVRAGHRIAHRLAGPVVAWQAGLFLALFCFMPFLSVRNLVEMACIPLLMIGSLRLLESDADRSWRTALVAGLWIGLAMNVRFQTIFFAAGPGLGFLIMQRWGQAIAYGAGVLLPLAVIQGGIDLFLWGRPWAEITQYVLYNLSNTTTYGVLPWYNYLLLLAGLLLPPLSLAVLFGFFRKRKPLVLWLPVLLFVAIHSYFPNKQERFLLPIVPLLFVLGYASWEQWRSASGWWSARKGLWHAALAFVWSLNLLLLPFLSTTYSKRSRIEAMLMLRDERPLGGLILDDREEDPAMPPLFYLGQWDMGVFPLGPGQADLDPGEFLREKQLDGRDHHVLFIGQEKIDERIARFEAGYGPVQVIGRAEPGLIDRIVHWLNPVNRNEVIIIARISDRNAL from the coding sequence ATGCCTGCCGCCGTGAAGCGATTCTGGGATGCCCCTCCGACGAGCGCGTTGCGCTGGCTGACCCTGATCGCCCTTGCGCCACGGCTGTTGGCCGCACTCTTCAGTCCCGGCTACTTCGCGCACGACGATCATTTCCTGGTGATCGAGGCCGCGGCCAGTTGGGCCGATGGATTCGACTACAACTATTGGCTGCCTTGGAACCAGGGCTCGGATCCGACGCCCAGCGGCCACAGCTTCTTCTACGTGGGCATCCACTTCCTCCTGTTCTCCGGACTGAAGGCCATCGGGATCACCGATCCTCGCGCATTGATGCTCGTGGTTAGACTGCTCCACGCCGTGTGGAGCTTGATCGTGGTGCGTGCGGGGCATCGCATCGCGCATCGCCTCGCCGGTCCTGTGGTGGCCTGGCAAGCTGGTCTCTTTTTAGCGCTCTTCTGCTTCATGCCCTTCCTCAGCGTGCGCAATCTGGTGGAGATGGCGTGCATTCCGCTGCTGATGATCGGTAGCCTGCGCCTGCTCGAATCCGATGCGGACCGCTCCTGGCGAACGGCGCTCGTGGCCGGACTCTGGATCGGGCTGGCCATGAATGTTCGGTTCCAGACCATCTTCTTCGCTGCTGGTCCAGGGCTAGGGTTCCTGATCATGCAGCGATGGGGCCAGGCAATCGCATACGGGGCGGGCGTGCTGCTTCCCTTAGCCGTCATCCAAGGTGGCATCGACCTGTTCCTCTGGGGACGGCCATGGGCGGAGATCACCCAATACGTGCTCTACAATCTCAGCAACACCACCACCTATGGCGTGCTGCCGTGGTACAATTACCTGCTCTTGCTTGCGGGCCTCCTGCTTCCGCCGTTGAGCCTGGCCGTCCTGTTCGGGTTCTTCCGCAAGCGGAAGCCTTTGGTGCTCTGGCTGCCCGTGCTGCTCTTCGTGGCCATCCACTCCTACTTCCCGAATAAGCAGGAACGGTTCCTGCTGCCCATCGTTCCCTTGCTCTTCGTGCTGGGCTATGCAAGTTGGGAGCAGTGGCGCAGTGCTTCGGGCTGGTGGAGCGCGCGCAAAGGGCTCTGGCATGCTGCGTTGGCCTTCGTGTGGTCGTTGAATCTGTTGCTGCTTCCATTCCTCAGCACCACGTACAGCAAGCGCAGCCGTATTGAGGCCATGCTCATGCTGCGCGATGAGCGTCCGCTCGGGGGCCTGATCCTCGATGACCGTGAAGAGGACCCGGCCATGCCGCCGCTGTTCTACCTGGGCCAATGGGACATGGGGGTATTCCCGCTGGGACCTGGCCAGGCCGATCTGGATCCGGGTGAGTTCCTGCGCGAGAAACAGCTCGATGGCCGCGACCATCATGTCCTCTTCATCGGCCAGGAGAAGATCGATGAGCGCATCGCGCGCTTCGAGGCGGGCTACGGCCCGGTGCAGGTGATCGGGAGGGCGGAGCCGGGCCTCATCGATCGCATCGTGCATTGGTTGAATCCGGTGAACCGGAACGAAGTCATCATCATTGCGCGCATCAGCGACCGGAACGCGCTTTAA
- a CDS encoding TerC family protein — MLELSHLDPAVLLTGHGLIALLTLTALEIVLGIDNIIFISIISNSLSDKKDQRKARQLGLALAMLTRIALLLSLSWVMSLDQPFITPFGHPFSGRDLVLLAGGLFLIYKATAEIHEKMVGTHHKSGAKRKAKGLPAVIGQIILIDLVFSIDSVITAVGMSNEIIIMVLAVIIAVAVMMLAAGAISSFVEKHATVKVLALAFLVMIGVALLIEGMGEHINKNYIYFAMAFSVTVEMLNLRMARKGLMER, encoded by the coding sequence ATGCTCGAACTCAGCCACCTCGACCCTGCCGTGCTCCTTACCGGGCATGGCCTCATCGCACTGCTCACGCTCACCGCGCTGGAGATCGTGCTAGGCATCGACAACATCATCTTCATCTCGATCATCAGCAACAGCCTTTCCGACAAGAAGGACCAGCGCAAGGCGCGTCAATTGGGCCTGGCCTTGGCGATGCTCACGCGCATTGCGCTGCTGCTCTCGTTGAGCTGGGTCATGAGCCTCGATCAGCCCTTCATCACCCCATTCGGCCACCCGTTCAGCGGAAGGGACCTGGTGCTGCTCGCCGGCGGCCTCTTCCTCATCTACAAGGCCACGGCAGAGATCCACGAGAAGATGGTTGGCACGCACCACAAGAGCGGTGCGAAACGCAAGGCGAAGGGCCTCCCAGCGGTGATCGGGCAGATCATCCTGATCGATCTCGTCTTCTCGATCGACTCGGTCATCACCGCGGTTGGCATGAGCAATGAGATCATCATCATGGTGCTGGCCGTGATCATCGCGGTGGCGGTGATGATGCTCGCCGCTGGCGCTATCAGCTCCTTCGTGGAGAAGCACGCTACCGTGAAAGTGCTGGCGCTTGCGTTCCTGGTGATGATCGGCGTGGCGCTGCTCATCGAGGGCATGGGCGAGCACATCAACAAGAACTACATCTACTTCGCCATGGCCTTCAGCGTGACGGTCGAGATGCTGAACCTGCGCATGGCGCGCAAGGGGCTGATGGAGCGCTAG
- a CDS encoding WD40 repeat domain-containing protein, which translates to MRLLISLIASAATCSAAAQALLWTATGHPEQRAVYGVAFSANGQHVLSGSECPQARLRMFQTTNGGMTWDYQVSNSLLCSAGVKFSSNGQYLVNAEETGNLQVFQVSGSSASLLTTITNNTGALYSVDFSPASDKVAVGAGSGRLIVYSMPGGSQLVNVVAHANEVLGVSWSADGQFIATSGSDGLVKLWSSSGAFIRSFSHPGWVFGVKFTPDGQRIVSGGTDDAVRVWIAGTGDLERTITGHTGDVRSVEVSPNGAFIASASVDQSVRIWSLATGMQQQVLTATGSSFFVSVAWSPTENRIVAGGLNNMVAVWNVAQQGIPSVAVRPRVYLEGPYSTSTLQMNSTLRANGLVPLTEPFTSAGYAHAGGGGGEATSAAVLSITGANAVVDWVVVELRSSSAPALVLASRSALLQADGDVVNAADGTSSVTMNVPAGGYHVAVRHRNHLGIMSAAPVALTSNPLSLDFSNGSVGLLGGANAAKMVGTRLLMYAGDVNRNGTLQYIGQGNDRDPILTRIGGSTPTATMAGYFAEDVNLDGVVRYTGNGNDRDIILVNIGGSVPTSTRTEQLP; encoded by the coding sequence ATGCGCCTACTGATTTCACTGATTGCTTCCGCCGCCACGTGCAGCGCTGCCGCCCAGGCGCTGCTTTGGACCGCAACGGGGCATCCGGAGCAACGTGCCGTGTACGGTGTAGCCTTCTCCGCCAATGGCCAGCATGTGCTCAGCGGCAGCGAATGCCCTCAAGCTCGGCTGCGCATGTTCCAGACGACCAATGGTGGAATGACCTGGGATTATCAGGTGAGCAATTCACTGCTATGCTCCGCCGGCGTGAAGTTCTCCTCCAACGGCCAATACCTGGTCAATGCCGAAGAGACGGGCAATCTGCAGGTTTTCCAGGTCAGCGGTTCCAGCGCCTCTCTCCTGACCACCATCACCAACAATACCGGCGCCCTTTACTCCGTGGATTTCTCTCCCGCCAGCGACAAGGTCGCGGTGGGGGCTGGCAGCGGTCGGCTCATCGTCTATAGCATGCCCGGTGGGAGCCAGCTCGTGAACGTTGTGGCGCACGCCAATGAGGTGCTGGGAGTCTCCTGGTCGGCTGATGGGCAATTCATCGCCACCTCAGGCAGCGATGGCCTGGTGAAGCTCTGGAGCAGCAGCGGTGCGTTCATACGCTCATTCTCGCATCCAGGCTGGGTCTTCGGCGTGAAGTTCACGCCCGACGGCCAGCGCATCGTGAGCGGCGGCACTGACGACGCCGTTCGGGTGTGGATCGCGGGCACGGGGGATCTCGAGCGGACCATCACGGGCCACACCGGCGATGTGCGGTCGGTGGAGGTGTCGCCGAACGGGGCCTTCATCGCGAGCGCATCCGTGGATCAGAGCGTGCGCATCTGGAGCCTGGCAACCGGGATGCAGCAGCAGGTGCTCACCGCAACGGGGTCGAGCTTCTTCGTCTCCGTGGCCTGGTCGCCCACGGAGAACAGGATCGTGGCAGGCGGCCTCAATAACATGGTTGCCGTCTGGAACGTGGCGCAGCAGGGCATTCCCTCCGTTGCGGTTCGGCCGCGGGTTTACCTTGAAGGGCCTTACAGCACATCCACCTTGCAGATGAATTCCACCCTTCGCGCGAATGGGTTGGTTCCATTGACTGAGCCGTTCACGTCGGCGGGCTATGCGCATGCGGGCGGCGGCGGCGGGGAGGCCACCAGCGCAGCCGTGCTCAGCATCACCGGCGCGAATGCCGTGGTGGATTGGGTGGTGGTGGAATTGCGCAGCTCAAGTGCCCCGGCATTGGTGCTGGCATCGCGCAGCGCGCTGCTGCAAGCGGATGGCGATGTGGTCAACGCGGCTGATGGCACCTCATCGGTCACGATGAATGTGCCAGCGGGCGGCTATCACGTGGCCGTGCGGCACCGGAACCATTTGGGCATCATGAGCGCAGCACCGGTGGCGCTCACCAGCAATCCGTTATCGTTGGACTTCAGCAATGGCTCAGTGGGCCTGCTCGGCGGTGCCAACGCCGCGAAGATGGTGGGGACGCGACTGCTCATGTACGCTGGCGATGTGAACCGCAACGGCACGCTCCAGTACATCGGGCAAGGCAATGACCGGGACCCCATACTCACACGGATCGGCGGGTCAACGCCCACGGCGACGATGGCCGGTTACTTTGCGGAGGACGTGAACCTCGATGGGGTGGTGCGGTACACCGGTAACGGGAACGACCGGGACATCATCCTGGTGAACATCGGCGGATCGGTGCCCACGAGCACCCGGACCGAGCAGTTGCCCTAG
- a CDS encoding OmpA family protein, with protein sequence MLFISGSASSAQDDDPCALPTDKRIIKLLDEAAKAKDPKERHAKLKSTLEIDAECVECHYRLGLSASRIAREAGKGFSSAIKYFEAVQAKCPAYHSEVLYQLGMMRYAESDFGGAARDLESFRKFPTDDPARVSKSYDKQYAEVEAMMPELGFYADFYRNTGNLNPEPVPNVSTPTDEYLPMLSPDNEMLFFTRKRQVKAKGDLVARDVEELTEARRKSASDEFNAGRVLPDPFNTGDSYGGVTISLNNKEMFVTVCGPANANGYRNCDIHRSHFNSKFNLDAGGQEWEWEGLDEIGEAVNGPSSWESQPSLSGDGRTLYFATNREGSRGIDIFYSSREGKGTWSPAQPVPGINTDGDEKAPFMHADSRTLYFAAKPAANGSGQKGIGGYDIFFSKLNDDGSWTKPRNIGHPINTDQDEHGLIVSADGRTAYFASGRYKGAGGLDIMRFPLPMDVRPDEVLIVKGEVKDEKGQAVRGATVEVKYMDTRKTEVIKADSVDGRYATVVRLKAGSDVVVTVKKEGHVFDSRSFSVADTARGGVAKADMSVQRIAVNQSYRVNDINFGTNSAEITKASEFVLDELIAFLKENPSIRIRIEGHTDNVGRLEDNMALSNDRAFTVMGYLQEKGISTARLSFKGLGPTQPVASNDSPEGRARNRRTEFVIVGR encoded by the coding sequence TTGCTGTTTATTTCCGGCAGCGCATCGAGTGCTCAAGATGACGACCCGTGCGCACTTCCCACCGACAAGAGGATCATCAAGCTCCTTGATGAGGCCGCCAAGGCGAAGGACCCGAAGGAGCGCCACGCCAAGCTGAAGAGCACGCTGGAGATCGACGCGGAGTGCGTGGAATGCCACTACCGTTTGGGGCTCTCGGCGTCGCGCATCGCGCGTGAGGCCGGCAAGGGCTTCAGCAGCGCGATCAAGTACTTCGAGGCCGTGCAGGCCAAATGCCCTGCCTACCACAGCGAGGTGCTCTACCAGCTCGGCATGATGCGCTACGCCGAGAGCGATTTCGGAGGCGCTGCCCGTGACCTCGAATCATTCCGGAAGTTCCCGACCGATGATCCCGCGCGCGTGAGCAAGAGCTACGACAAGCAATACGCCGAAGTGGAGGCCATGATGCCCGAACTGGGTTTCTACGCCGATTTCTACCGCAACACCGGCAACCTGAATCCGGAGCCGGTCCCGAATGTGAGCACGCCTACCGATGAGTACCTGCCCATGCTCTCTCCCGATAACGAGATGCTGTTCTTCACCCGCAAGCGGCAGGTGAAGGCCAAAGGCGACCTGGTTGCGCGGGACGTGGAGGAATTGACGGAGGCCCGCCGCAAGAGCGCCTCCGATGAGTTCAACGCTGGCCGCGTGCTGCCCGACCCCTTCAATACCGGCGACAGCTACGGCGGCGTGACCATCAGCCTCAACAACAAGGAGATGTTCGTCACGGTGTGCGGCCCAGCGAATGCCAACGGTTACCGGAATTGCGATATCCATCGCTCGCACTTCAACAGCAAATTCAACCTCGATGCAGGAGGGCAGGAGTGGGAGTGGGAAGGGCTCGATGAGATAGGTGAGGCCGTGAACGGGCCAAGCAGTTGGGAGAGCCAGCCCAGCCTCAGCGGTGATGGGCGCACGCTCTATTTCGCCACGAACCGGGAGGGCAGCAGGGGCATCGACATCTTCTATTCGAGCCGCGAGGGCAAAGGGACATGGTCGCCCGCGCAGCCCGTGCCGGGCATCAACACCGATGGCGATGAGAAGGCGCCCTTCATGCACGCTGACAGCCGCACGCTCTACTTCGCGGCTAAGCCTGCGGCGAACGGCAGCGGCCAAAAGGGCATCGGCGGATACGACATCTTCTTCAGCAAGCTCAACGACGATGGCAGCTGGACCAAGCCGCGCAACATCGGTCACCCCATCAACACCGACCAGGACGAGCATGGGCTGATCGTGAGCGCCGATGGACGCACCGCCTATTTCGCCAGCGGGCGCTACAAAGGGGCGGGGGGGCTCGACATCATGCGCTTCCCGCTGCCTATGGATGTCCGTCCCGATGAGGTGCTGATCGTGAAGGGCGAGGTGAAGGACGAGAAAGGCCAGGCGGTGCGCGGCGCCACGGTTGAGGTGAAGTACATGGACACGCGCAAGACCGAAGTGATCAAGGCCGATAGCGTGGATGGGCGCTATGCGACCGTGGTGCGCCTGAAGGCCGGCAGCGATGTGGTGGTCACCGTGAAGAAGGAAGGGCACGTCTTCGACTCGCGCAGCTTCAGCGTGGCCGATACTGCGCGCGGCGGCGTGGCCAAGGCCGATATGAGCGTCCAGCGCATCGCCGTGAACCAGAGCTACCGCGTGAATGATATCAATTTCGGAACGAACAGCGCGGAGATCACGAAGGCGAGCGAGTTCGTGCTCGATGAGCTGATCGCCTTCCTGAAGGAGAACCCGTCGATCAGGATCCGCATCGAAGGCCACACCGACAACGTAGGCCGGTTGGAGGACAACATGGCGCTGAGCAACGACCGGGCCTTCACGGTGATGGGCTACCTGCAGGAAAAGGGCATATCAACGGCGCGGTTGAGCTTCAAAGGGCTTGGGCCCACCCAGCCGGTGGCCTCGAACGATTCGCCCGAAGGCCGCGCGCGCAACCGTCGCACGGAATTCGTGATCGTGGGGCGTTAG
- a CDS encoding AsmA family protein, producing the protein MKKWLKRILLSFGILLILLLAAAVLIPILFKDKIEAAVKVEVNKSLNATVNWGEWDITLLRSFPNLTVEIADVSVLNTAPFEGVELARIAGLIATVDIKSLFGDRIEVKRIHLEKPNIHVKVLTDGTANWDIAKADSAAVEAEASADTSAGFRLGLDEFSIADGRLVYDDASLGYYMDLLSLDLTGSGDMTQDLYLLKTVLHADTANVVFDGVKYLRNVKADVKADIDMDMPNMKFAFKENEATINELVLGFDGWLAMPGDPIDMDLTWNAKKTDFATLLSLVPADFATDLNGVEMSGKAAFSGHVKGTYSESSMPGFGLVMEVDNGRFKYPDLPASVDDIHVDLKVNSPGGKDLDGTVVDLKRFAMKMAGNPVEARMHLTHPISDPNVDAELKADLDLASVKKVVPMEGDELQGKLAADVRMKGAMSDVEAQRYEEFQADGRVTLAGMNYASDSLPYAVGIKALQFDFSPRFLALTSFTGSLGSSNLQANGRMDNYIQWWLRDSTLTGSFDLVADKFDLNELMGPSDSPEAESAPADSTPMSVIEVPSNIDFRMGLKAGEVIYDQMKLTNVRGGMHVHDQRVDLKDVFFNLFDGSVLMAGGYEATDNKAPRIDFRYDIKDLDIQKTVTYVDMVQKVAPIAKTCKGTFSTKLDMKGRLNGRMEADLNTLTGDGTLLTRNVQVDGFQPLVDLAKALKVKEIENTKLQDVSFSYEFRDGRMEVKPFKVKIDRIQSEVKGSTGFAQQDIDYDMKAKIPTDIFGASAASAVGGLLGKANTAIGSNFQVPKELDATIKFTGTVTKPVVKPVFAGGTANVKDAVVTEVKETINAEIGKKKEELIAQAKAERDRLIAEAQARAGLLKSDARTEAAKVKAQAYKAADDELAKVSNPLARAAAKIVADKAKQEAEKVEQRALAEADKRADALVDEARKQGDALVAKAEATDTTVK; encoded by the coding sequence ATGAAGAAGTGGCTCAAGCGAATCCTCCTTTCGTTCGGCATCCTGCTCATCCTCCTGCTCGCGGCAGCGGTGCTCATCCCCATCCTCTTCAAGGATAAGATCGAAGCAGCGGTGAAGGTGGAGGTGAACAAGAGCCTCAACGCCACGGTGAATTGGGGCGAATGGGACATCACCCTGCTTCGGAGCTTCCCCAATCTCACGGTGGAAATAGCTGATGTGAGCGTGCTGAATACCGCTCCATTCGAAGGCGTGGAATTGGCCCGTATCGCTGGCCTGATCGCCACCGTGGACATCAAGAGCCTGTTCGGCGACCGCATCGAAGTGAAGCGCATCCACCTCGAGAAGCCGAACATCCATGTGAAGGTGCTGACCGATGGCACAGCCAACTGGGACATCGCCAAGGCCGACAGCGCTGCCGTGGAAGCGGAAGCATCTGCGGACACCTCTGCAGGATTCCGCCTTGGCTTGGATGAATTCTCGATCGCCGATGGCCGCTTGGTCTACGACGATGCCTCACTCGGCTATTACATGGATCTGCTCAGCCTCGACCTCACGGGGAGCGGAGACATGACGCAGGACCTGTACCTGCTCAAGACCGTGCTGCATGCCGACACGGCCAATGTGGTCTTCGATGGCGTGAAGTACCTGCGCAACGTGAAGGCTGACGTGAAGGCTGACATCGATATGGACATGCCGAACATGAAATTCGCGTTCAAGGAGAACGAGGCGACCATCAATGAGCTCGTGCTCGGCTTCGATGGATGGCTGGCCATGCCCGGCGACCCCATCGACATGGACCTGACATGGAACGCGAAGAAGACGGATTTCGCCACCCTGCTATCGCTCGTCCCCGCTGATTTCGCAACCGACTTGAATGGGGTGGAGATGAGCGGGAAGGCGGCCTTCAGCGGTCATGTGAAGGGCACGTACAGTGAGAGCAGCATGCCCGGATTCGGCTTGGTGATGGAGGTTGATAATGGCCGATTCAAGTATCCCGACCTGCCCGCTTCGGTAGACGACATCCATGTTGACCTCAAGGTGAACAGCCCGGGCGGGAAGGACCTCGACGGCACTGTGGTGGACCTGAAGCGGTTCGCCATGAAGATGGCCGGCAATCCGGTTGAAGCGCGCATGCACCTCACGCATCCCATCAGCGACCCGAATGTGGACGCGGAGCTGAAGGCCGACCTCGATCTCGCCAGCGTGAAGAAAGTGGTGCCCATGGAAGGCGACGAGCTGCAGGGCAAGCTCGCAGCCGATGTGCGCATGAAAGGCGCCATGAGCGATGTGGAGGCGCAGCGATACGAGGAGTTCCAGGCCGATGGGCGCGTGACGCTCGCGGGCATGAACTACGCCTCCGACTCGCTGCCGTACGCCGTCGGCATCAAGGCGCTGCAGTTCGATTTCAGCCCGCGCTTCCTGGCGCTCACCAGCTTCACCGGAAGCCTGGGAAGCAGCAACCTGCAGGCGAACGGCCGCATGGACAATTACATCCAATGGTGGCTGCGCGACAGCACGCTCACGGGCAGCTTCGACCTCGTGGCGGACAAATTCGACCTGAATGAACTCATGGGTCCGAGTGATTCGCCCGAAGCCGAAAGCGCACCGGCCGACAGCACGCCGATGAGCGTGATCGAAGTGCCCAGCAACATCGACTTCCGGATGGGGCTGAAGGCCGGTGAGGTGATCTACGACCAGATGAAGCTCACCAATGTCCGTGGCGGCATGCATGTGCACGACCAGCGCGTGGACCTGAAGGATGTGTTCTTCAACCTCTTCGACGGCAGTGTGCTGATGGCTGGCGGCTACGAGGCCACGGACAACAAGGCTCCGCGCATCGACTTCCGCTACGATATCAAGGACCTCGATATCCAGAAGACCGTGACCTATGTGGACATGGTCCAGAAGGTGGCGCCCATCGCGAAGACCTGCAAGGGCACTTTCAGCACCAAGCTCGACATGAAAGGCCGCTTGAACGGGCGGATGGAGGCTGACCTGAACACGCTCACTGGCGATGGAACGCTCCTGACGAGGAATGTCCAGGTCGATGGCTTCCAGCCCTTGGTTGACCTCGCGAAGGCGCTCAAGGTGAAGGAGATCGAGAACACGAAGCTGCAGGATGTCAGCTTCAGCTACGAATTCAGGGACGGCCGAATGGAAGTGAAGCCCTTCAAGGTGAAGATCGATCGGATCCAGAGCGAAGTGAAGGGAAGCACGGGCTTCGCGCAGCAGGACATCGACTACGACATGAAGGCGAAGATTCCCACGGACATCTTCGGGGCCAGCGCGGCCAGTGCGGTGGGCGGCCTGCTCGGCAAGGCCAATACCGCCATCGGCTCCAACTTCCAGGTGCCGAAGGAACTTGATGCCACGATCAAATTCACCGGCACGGTGACCAAGCCCGTGGTCAAGCCCGTCTTCGCCGGCGGCACGGCCAATGTGAAGGATGCCGTGGTCACCGAGGTGAAGGAGACCATCAATGCGGAGATCGGGAAGAAGAAGGAAGAGCTGATCGCACAGGCCAAGGCAGAGCGTGACCGGCTGATCGCAGAGGCCCAGGCGCGGGCAGGCCTGCTGAAATCCGATGCGCGCACGGAGGCGGCGAAGGTGAAGGCGCAGGCCTACAAGGCCGCGGATGATGAGCTCGCCAAAGTGTCCAACCCATTGGCAAGGGCTGCTGCGAAGATCGTTGCCGACAAGGCCAAGCAAGAGGCTGAGAAGGTGGAGCAGCGCGCCCTTGCTGAAGCCGATAAGAGAGCCGACGCCCTCGTGGATGAGGCCCGCAAGCAAGGGGATGCGCTCGTTGCCAAGGCGGAGGCCACGGATACAACTGTGAAATGA
- a CDS encoding DUF1905 domain-containing protein codes for MPAKKRPQVFRFTAPLERMTGRFAWSYVEFPHDVKELFGKRGEVRVKCVINGVAADRALMPTKSGYHIIVLGGDLRRQAGIERPGEPVKVELWLDPEPDRINIPVELAETLDFIPEMKAAWGKLTPGMKRSMCYWVGSAKTESTRAKRIAELLRRFEAGHFQVGKGPEPPESKSRK; via the coding sequence ATGCCAGCGAAGAAGAGACCTCAGGTCTTCAGGTTCACGGCCCCATTGGAGCGCATGACGGGACGGTTCGCCTGGAGCTACGTGGAGTTCCCGCACGATGTGAAGGAGCTCTTCGGCAAACGCGGCGAAGTGCGCGTGAAATGCGTGATCAACGGTGTGGCCGCAGACCGTGCACTGATGCCCACGAAAAGCGGCTACCACATCATCGTGCTCGGCGGAGACCTGCGCAGGCAGGCCGGGATAGAACGGCCCGGCGAACCGGTGAAGGTGGAATTGTGGCTTGACCCCGAGCCCGACCGGATCAACATCCCGGTGGAGCTGGCAGAGACGCTCGATTTCATCCCGGAGATGAAGGCAGCTTGGGGCAAGCTCACGCCTGGCATGAAGCGCAGCATGTGCTACTGGGTAGGCAGCGCCAAGACCGAATCCACGCGCGCCAAGCGGATCGCAGAGCTTCTGCGGCGATTCGAGGCCGGTCATTTCCAAGTGGGGAAAGGGCCGGAGCCTCCGGAATCAAAGAGCCGGAAATGA
- a CDS encoding 30S ribosomal protein S16, with protein sequence MPTRIRLQRKGKKGQPYYHLVVADSRAPRDGKYIERIGAYDPNQNPAFIEINSEKALDWLQKGAQPSDTCRAILSYTGIVYRNHLNGGVKKGAFTQEEADRRFDAWMNEKNAKIESKRTKLADGADKAAKDRVAAELKKAEEMAAKLSAKLAASAAAEVAAPAAEEAPAEGAAEGEAPAAE encoded by the coding sequence ATGCCAACTCGCATCCGCCTTCAGAGGAAAGGCAAGAAAGGCCAGCCCTACTACCACTTGGTAGTGGCTGATTCCCGCGCCCCGCGCGATGGGAAGTACATCGAACGGATCGGCGCCTACGATCCCAACCAGAACCCTGCGTTCATCGAGATCAACAGCGAGAAGGCGCTAGACTGGCTGCAGAAAGGCGCCCAGCCCAGCGACACCTGCCGTGCGATCCTGAGCTACACGGGCATCGTTTACCGTAACCACCTTAATGGTGGCGTGAAGAAAGGCGCGTTCACGCAAGAGGAGGCCGACCGCCGTTTCGATGCGTGGATGAATGAGAAGAACGCCAAGATCGAGAGCAAGCGCACCAAGCTCGCCGATGGCGCCGATAAGGCCGCCAAGGACCGCGTTGCCGCCGAACTGAAGAAGGCCGAGGAGATGGCCGCGAAGCTCAGTGCCAAGCTTGCCGCTTCGGCCGCTGCTGAGGTTGCCGCTCCTGCTGCCGAGGAGGCTCCCGCCGAGGGTGCTGCAGAAGGCGAGGCTCCTGCCGCCGAGTAA